A single genomic interval of Bradyrhizobium sp. sBnM-33 harbors:
- a CDS encoding calcium-binding protein, protein MPTFLRQAFPIALQGSVGTTLSLSSLVTQAFGDNAGSITGAWLGYYGIEAMQAWNFSYVNPASPSISAWRLNGSPIPASTPSSFNQTFVSSAQFATTDVQLGNMFDPQLYMTVRIDNGAPDPVYIQYVFTTDTAISSPVPVNRAPTATEIVAAARTFVAEHPGILNSNDCHWISMVIGGSVGATMSDASYSLVPTENLEGGFWRVAYRGTAATPSNWLTLTKPGDIVRFDWADPAQPQHTTLITGQVQPDGGVLVVDNSGTIHEHVAYYDQFSTASTVTIYRVTADNLYLIETTDASETVLGTTFNDLLRAGGGNDIINAGVGNDVVVAAAGDDTVNGGAGHDRIDGGSGVDTMSGNAGNDTYVINSASDIVVEQVNEGTDTLEVGFTWSGRPANVEVVQLTGSASINLTGTTGNDILHGNSATNTILGGVGADVIAGGGGKDLMTGGAGLDRMVLSTLSDSGTAFAWRDVINTFAHGDKIDFSALDANSTVTGNQGFSFVSAFTGVAGQLQWDLTNISPTGVKGYLVQGDINGDAAADFSLQIYTAPTNNLPGGSAGWNLAAWDFIL, encoded by the coding sequence ATGCCGACTTTTCTCAGACAGGCATTTCCTATCGCGTTGCAAGGCTCCGTAGGCACAACGCTGTCTCTCTCATCGCTGGTTACCCAAGCCTTTGGAGACAATGCCGGCTCCATCACAGGTGCTTGGCTTGGCTACTACGGCATCGAGGCTATGCAGGCCTGGAATTTCAGCTACGTGAACCCCGCTTCTCCGTCCATTTCAGCTTGGCGCTTAAACGGTTCACCAATCCCTGCTTCGACTCCCAGCAGCTTCAATCAGACGTTTGTTTCTTCCGCTCAGTTTGCAACAACCGATGTTCAGCTTGGGAATATGTTCGACCCCCAGCTCTACATGACCGTTCGTATCGACAACGGGGCGCCTGACCCGGTGTACATTCAGTACGTCTTCACGACCGACACGGCAATATCATCGCCAGTTCCGGTGAACCGTGCACCGACTGCAACCGAAATTGTCGCTGCTGCACGCACTTTCGTTGCCGAACATCCTGGAATTCTCAACAGCAACGACTGTCACTGGATCTCAATGGTGATTGGCGGATCCGTCGGCGCAACCATGTCTGACGCCTCCTATAGCCTAGTTCCGACGGAAAATCTCGAGGGAGGCTTCTGGCGCGTCGCGTATCGGGGAACGGCAGCCACGCCGAGCAATTGGCTAACCCTAACCAAGCCCGGAGACATAGTGCGTTTTGATTGGGCAGATCCAGCACAGCCACAGCACACCACGCTGATCACAGGTCAGGTTCAGCCCGACGGTGGTGTGCTCGTAGTAGACAACTCCGGAACCATTCACGAGCACGTCGCCTATTACGATCAGTTCTCAACGGCTTCGACCGTAACAATCTATCGCGTCACCGCAGACAATCTTTACCTGATCGAAACGACAGATGCCAGCGAGACTGTCCTCGGCACGACGTTTAACGATTTACTTCGTGCCGGTGGTGGTAATGACATCATAAATGCTGGCGTTGGCAACGATGTGGTTGTTGCAGCCGCCGGCGACGACACCGTCAATGGGGGCGCCGGCCACGACCGCATCGATGGCGGTTCAGGCGTCGACACCATGAGTGGAAACGCCGGGAACGACACTTATGTCATCAACAGCGCCAGCGACATCGTTGTGGAACAGGTCAACGAAGGCACCGATACACTTGAGGTCGGGTTCACTTGGTCCGGCCGCCCGGCCAATGTCGAAGTGGTTCAGCTTACAGGCAGTGCATCGATCAATCTCACAGGCACCACCGGCAATGACATCTTGCATGGCAACAGCGCAACCAACACGATCCTCGGCGGCGTTGGCGCCGACGTCATCGCGGGGGGCGGAGGCAAGGATCTGATGACCGGCGGCGCCGGACTCGACCGGATGGTCCTCTCGACCTTGTCGGATTCGGGGACGGCGTTCGCGTGGCGCGATGTGATCAATACGTTCGCGCATGGTGATAAGATCGACTTCTCGGCGCTCGACGCCAACAGCACAGTCACGGGCAACCAGGGCTTCAGCTTCGTTTCGGCCTTCACCGGCGTCGCAGGCCAGTTGCAATGGGACCTGACCAATATCTCGCCGACAGGCGTGAAAGGCTATCTCGTTCAGGGCGATATCAATGGCGACGCAGCCGCAGACTTTTCGCTGCAAATTTACACAGCGCCGACCAATAACTTGCCCGGAGGCAGCGCCGGATGGAATCTCGCAGCATGGGATTTCATACTTTGA
- a CDS encoding calcium-binding protein: MGKEYVFLTSAPDTMSVPTIDQILVGGAGNDVLSLGAFNGFNGIDAYGEQGDDTLNGNADGNNLFGGVGNDTLRGNSGSDRLWGDAGNDFLFGGSGADDLYGGPGADYMAGGDNPDLYIVDNVNDVVVEP, from the coding sequence ATGGGTAAAGAGTACGTCTTTCTCACATCCGCTCCCGATACGATGTCTGTACCGACGATCGATCAGATACTCGTCGGTGGCGCCGGGAATGACGTCCTGTCGCTTGGCGCCTTCAATGGATTCAACGGAATCGACGCTTACGGCGAGCAAGGAGATGACACGTTAAACGGTAATGCCGACGGGAATAATTTGTTCGGAGGCGTAGGGAACGACACGCTGCGGGGCAACTCTGGATCCGATAGGCTGTGGGGTGATGCCGGCAACGACTTTCTGTTCGGCGGCAGCGGTGCGGATGATCTCTACGGCGGCCCCGGAGCGGACTACATGGCCGGCGGCGACAACCCCGATCTATACATCGTCGATAATGTTAATGATGTTGTTGTCGAACCGTAG
- a CDS encoding calcium-binding protein: MSQGIVLLRALNAYVLPNNVEELILIGDTPLSGSGNALANKITGNLGSNILRGNAGDNILFGGQGVDTLIGGAGKDTMTGGGGLDRMVLTSLADSGAAFINRDVINTFARMVTRLISQRLTPTVSLAAFKPLRSCPRSRVSWGSCSGTSRMFRGLG; the protein is encoded by the coding sequence ATGAGCCAGGGGATCGTGTTGTTACGGGCCTTGAATGCCTATGTCCTGCCTAATAACGTTGAGGAGTTGATCTTGATCGGCGACACGCCGTTGAGCGGCAGTGGCAATGCTCTCGCCAATAAAATCACCGGCAATCTTGGTTCGAACATCCTGCGTGGCAACGCCGGGGACAACATCTTGTTCGGCGGCCAAGGCGTTGACACGCTTATCGGCGGTGCGGGCAAGGACACGATGACTGGCGGCGGCGGTCTCGATAGGATGGTTCTGACATCGTTGGCGGACAGCGGCGCAGCCTTCATCAACCGTGACGTGATCAACACCTTTGCGCGCATGGTGACAAGATTGATCTCGCAGCGATTGACGCCAACAGTATCATTGGCGGCATTCAAGCCTTTACGTTCGTGTCCGCGTTCACGGGTGTCGTGGGGCAGTTGCAGTGGGACCTCACGAATGTTTCGTGGGCTCGGGTGA
- a CDS encoding pyocin activator PrtN family protein → MAATIHASALVRIEASQEAARGVHLLDLAKWIDDRRAAAQKELDQLWGRR, encoded by the coding sequence ATGGCCGCCACAATCCATGCCAGTGCGTTGGTGCGGATCGAGGCCAGCCAAGAGGCTGCTCGCGGTGTTCACCTGCTCGATCTGGCGAAGTGGATCGACGATCGCCGCGCGGCGGCGCAGAAAGAACTCGATCAGTTATGGGGACGACGGTGA
- a CDS encoding glycosyltransferase has protein sequence MLLTILIPCYNEAAILPASIARLCDYLREQPWRGPLKGDWEVLVVNDGSTDSTKSVMAELSATNPSVRCVSYPINAAKGAAASRLRRGSGRMDFFALTLTSTTVRNTSRRI, from the coding sequence ATGCTGCTCACCATCCTCATACCTTGCTATAATGAAGCAGCTATCCTTCCGGCGTCCATCGCACGTCTTTGCGATTACCTCCGAGAGCAGCCTTGGAGAGGCCCGTTAAAGGGAGATTGGGAAGTCCTGGTCGTAAATGATGGGAGCACCGACAGCACCAAATCGGTAATGGCCGAACTTTCCGCCACCAACCCAAGCGTTCGGTGCGTCTCCTACCCTATCAATGCGGCCAAGGGCGCGGCTGCAAGTCGGCTTCGCCGAGGCTCGGGGAGAATGGATTTTTTTGCGTTGACGCTGACCTCGACTACGGTCCGGAACACATCGCGGCGTATCTAG
- a CDS encoding class I SAM-dependent methyltransferase, which produces MRSVYARLLSLVDGKRILDCGCGFGQFARTAIDAGYDVTPIDIDEDSLAIARDVYNVPCLRVSAYETSLQDGSCDTAVCNDSISIWIFSGLRRSSPASACVVS; this is translated from the coding sequence ATGCGCTCAGTCTACGCCAGGCTGCTTTCGCTGGTTGACGGGAAACGGATACTTGATTGCGGTTGCGGTTTTGGCCAGTTTGCTCGGACAGCTATTGATGCTGGATACGATGTCACGCCCATTGATATCGACGAGGACTCTCTGGCGATCGCTCGTGACGTCTACAATGTTCCGTGCCTTCGAGTGAGCGCATATGAGACATCGTTGCAGGATGGATCGTGCGATACAGCGGTTTGCAACGACTCAATCAGCATTTGGATATTCAGCGGCTTACGCCGGAGTTCGCCCGCCTCGGCGTGCGTCGTGTCGTGA